The following proteins are encoded in a genomic region of Variovorax paradoxus:
- a CDS encoding carbohydrate ABC transporter permease encodes MKRTRSNKTRLPAVFIGPGLLVLAVLALVPTLFAIVISLQDRELGQTDSSWVWFSNYVQLFSDRRFLNSVGVSLTWEVLTVSATMGLAVLLGVLLFQCTTPRWRNLLSMLFIVPVLLPRVSAAFVWKFAFHPLFGLLTWPYKAITGEPLDLLASPVTALLTVAFVDVWQWGLFFAVIVLKLLETLPPQPFEAARMDHAKTWEVYAYVALPMLKAPLISLTFVKMVESLRAFDLIYVMTRGGPGISTETLDMYAFSQGFIESGRISYASSMAVLMMVASTVAFTYIWKWTRPS; translated from the coding sequence GTGAAGAGAACAAGGAGCAACAAGACCAGGCTGCCGGCCGTCTTCATCGGGCCGGGGCTGCTGGTGCTGGCCGTGCTGGCGCTGGTGCCGACGCTGTTCGCGATCGTCATCTCGCTGCAGGACCGTGAGCTGGGCCAGACCGATTCGAGCTGGGTGTGGTTCTCGAACTATGTCCAGCTTTTTTCCGACCGGCGCTTTCTGAACTCGGTGGGCGTCTCGCTGACCTGGGAGGTGCTGACCGTCAGCGCGACCATGGGCCTCGCGGTGCTGCTGGGCGTGCTGCTCTTCCAGTGCACGACGCCGCGCTGGCGCAACCTGCTCTCGATGCTCTTCATCGTGCCGGTGCTGCTGCCGCGCGTATCGGCCGCCTTCGTCTGGAAGTTTGCCTTCCATCCGCTGTTCGGCCTGCTGACCTGGCCCTACAAGGCCATCACGGGCGAGCCTCTGGACCTGCTCGCGAGTCCGGTGACGGCCCTGCTGACGGTGGCTTTCGTGGACGTGTGGCAGTGGGGGCTGTTTTTCGCCGTCATCGTGCTCAAGCTGCTCGAGACGCTGCCGCCGCAACCCTTCGAAGCCGCGCGCATGGACCACGCCAAGACCTGGGAGGTCTATGCCTACGTGGCGCTGCCGATGCTCAAGGCGCCCCTCATCAGCCTGACCTTCGTGAAGATGGTCGAGTCGCTGCGCGCCTTCGACCTGATCTACGTGATGACGCGCGGCGGGCCCGGCATCTCGACCGAGACGCTGGACATGTACGCCTTCTCGCAGGGCTTCATCGAGTCGGGCCGCATCTCGTATGCGTCGAGCATGGCGGTGCTGATGATGGTCGCCTCCACGGTGGCGTTCACCTACATCTGGAAATGGACGCGACCCTCATGA
- a CDS encoding carbohydrate ABC transporter permease, giving the protein MTAGKKKPFSFGTLFARLVLIGAGLSALVPVLWTFLNSFKNRVDIVSAVPKFVFTPTLENYLYVLGRDSVASGLVNSLVVVGSAVVIGAVLGLPAAYALARYPLRWADDIQFFVLSMRFLPPVAVAIPLMVIWLQLELYDTRVALIVTYTLLTLSTVIWLAIPAFKAVPKEVEEAGRVDGYGPYAIFFRVSLPIAARSLIGAIAFGFVLVWNEFLIALMLTTSDAKTLPIVASELSQLGRDVPWGILNASVILLSVPPLLMVGVLSGFLNAAFKRKGDAA; this is encoded by the coding sequence ATGACCGCCGGCAAAAAGAAGCCGTTTTCCTTCGGCACGCTGTTCGCGCGGCTGGTGCTGATCGGCGCCGGGCTCTCCGCGCTGGTGCCGGTGCTCTGGACCTTTCTCAACTCGTTCAAGAACCGGGTGGACATCGTCTCGGCAGTGCCGAAGTTCGTCTTCACGCCGACGCTCGAGAACTACCTCTACGTGCTCGGCCGCGATTCCGTGGCCAGCGGGTTGGTCAACTCGCTGGTGGTGGTCGGCTCGGCCGTCGTTATCGGCGCGGTGCTGGGGCTGCCGGCCGCGTATGCGCTGGCGCGCTATCCGCTGCGCTGGGCCGACGACATCCAGTTCTTCGTGCTGTCGATGCGTTTCCTGCCGCCGGTGGCGGTGGCCATACCGCTGATGGTGATCTGGCTGCAGCTGGAGCTGTACGACACCCGCGTGGCGCTCATCGTGACCTACACGCTGCTCACGCTCTCGACCGTGATCTGGCTGGCCATTCCGGCTTTCAAGGCCGTGCCCAAGGAGGTGGAAGAGGCCGGCAGGGTCGATGGCTACGGGCCCTACGCCATCTTCTTCCGCGTGTCGCTGCCGATTGCGGCGCGCTCGCTGATCGGTGCCATCGCCTTCGGCTTCGTCCTGGTGTGGAACGAGTTCCTCATCGCGCTGATGCTCACCACCTCGGACGCCAAGACGCTGCCCATCGTCGCCTCGGAGCTCAGCCAGCTCGGGCGCGACGTGCCGTGGGGCATCTTGAACGCCTCGGTCATCCTGCTGTCGGTGCCGCCGCTGCTGATGGTCGGCGTGCTCAGCGGCTTTCTCAACGCCGCGTTCAAACGCAAGGGAGATGCCGCATGA